Proteins co-encoded in one Prescottella sp. R16 genomic window:
- a CDS encoding response regulator transcription factor: MTSVLIVEDEESLAEPLAFLLRKEGFDTTVVGDGPSALAEFERSGADIVLLDVMLPGMSGTDVCKQLRLRSSVPVIMVTARDSEIDKVVGLELGADDYVTKPYSARELIARIRAVLRRGADADGDTVVEDGVLEAGPVRMDVERHLVHVDGEPVSLPLKEFDLLEYLLRNSGRVLTRGQLIDRVWGADYVGDTKTLDVHVKRLRAKIESDPGKPKHLVTVRGLGYKLEE, translated from the coding sequence TTGACGAGTGTGCTGATCGTGGAGGACGAGGAATCGCTGGCCGAGCCGCTCGCCTTCCTGCTCCGCAAGGAAGGCTTCGACACCACCGTTGTCGGTGACGGACCGTCCGCACTGGCCGAATTCGAGCGTTCCGGCGCCGACATCGTCCTGCTCGACGTCATGCTGCCCGGCATGAGCGGCACCGACGTGTGCAAGCAACTGCGCCTCCGCTCCTCGGTGCCCGTCATCATGGTCACCGCCCGCGACAGCGAGATCGACAAGGTCGTCGGACTCGAACTCGGCGCCGACGACTACGTCACCAAGCCGTACTCGGCCCGCGAACTGATCGCCCGCATCCGCGCGGTCCTGCGCCGCGGCGCCGACGCCGACGGGGACACCGTCGTCGAGGACGGCGTCCTCGAGGCAGGCCCCGTCCGCATGGACGTCGAACGGCACCTCGTGCACGTCGACGGTGAACCGGTGTCGTTGCCGCTCAAGGAATTCGACCTGCTCGAATACCTGCTCCGCAACTCCGGACGAGTCCTCACCCGTGGTCAGCTCATCGACCGCGTGTGGGGCGCCGACTACGTGGGCGACACCAAGACGCTCGACGTCCACGTCAAGCGACTGCGCGCCAAGATCGAATCCGACCCGGGCAAGCCCAAGCACCTGGTGACCGTCCGCGGGCTGGGATACAAGCTCGAGGAGTGA